The following are from one region of the Stigmatella ashevillena genome:
- a CDS encoding vWA domain-containing protein: MRVQVPARIVLLSALLGWGAACDSPVDRPGSGVPGKCQAEAPVIPPQKTDILFVIDNSGSMKEEQEAIATELPAFLEQLRQGGGVAQDFRVGVITTSVYVRTVGAVDFYPEESGHLRPVPTPGGEPSAEKYIEGADPELLEKFRRLVVQGIRGSGQETPFEAVRLAVADPGVAGVPLEQGGNKGFLRDGARLLVVVVTDEEDCSSTQRPPPVILTADTSRDLCSEQADTLTSVDEYFQIFQSLRDGRGASREVLWATIGPVGLSTKEAKLIKDTSQGTTYVRNVDCPTSYGPGIRQRAMAERFNSTLANLDSICKANYRESLVSIAALAAISQSVEVMNIPDPLLAQVLVSRGDGTVQKCSVAGGDLRYDASGEDRPARLFFLGNCLRKADDQAVEVKLLCAE; this comes from the coding sequence GTGAGGGTCCAAGTTCCTGCTCGAATCGTCCTGTTGTCCGCCCTCTTGGGGTGGGGGGCGGCATGTGACTCTCCGGTGGATCGGCCGGGCTCGGGAGTTCCCGGAAAGTGCCAGGCCGAGGCGCCGGTCATCCCCCCGCAGAAGACGGACATCCTGTTCGTGATCGACAACTCGGGCTCGATGAAAGAGGAGCAGGAGGCGATTGCCACCGAGCTACCGGCCTTCCTGGAGCAGCTGCGCCAGGGTGGGGGGGTGGCTCAGGACTTCCGGGTGGGGGTCATCACCACGTCCGTGTATGTGCGAACCGTGGGGGCGGTCGACTTCTATCCGGAGGAAAGTGGGCACCTGAGGCCCGTTCCCACCCCAGGCGGTGAGCCAAGCGCCGAGAAGTACATCGAGGGCGCGGATCCGGAGCTGCTGGAGAAGTTCCGGAGGCTGGTGGTGCAAGGAATCAGGGGCAGCGGCCAGGAGACGCCCTTCGAGGCCGTCCGGCTGGCGGTGGCCGACCCCGGGGTGGCGGGCGTCCCACTGGAACAGGGAGGGAACAAGGGATTTCTGAGGGACGGGGCGCGGTTGCTGGTGGTGGTGGTGACGGACGAGGAAGACTGCAGCTCCACGCAACGTCCGCCCCCGGTCATCCTCACGGCGGATACCTCGCGGGACCTCTGCTCGGAGCAGGCCGACACGCTCACGTCCGTGGACGAGTACTTCCAGATCTTCCAGTCGCTGCGGGATGGGCGGGGGGCGTCTCGGGAGGTGCTGTGGGCCACCATTGGCCCGGTGGGGCTGAGCACCAAAGAGGCGAAGCTGATCAAGGACACATCGCAGGGGACGACGTACGTGCGCAACGTGGACTGCCCGACCTCCTACGGGCCGGGCATCCGCCAGCGGGCCATGGCGGAGCGCTTCAACAGCACGCTGGCGAACCTCGACTCCATCTGCAAGGCGAACTACCGCGAGTCGCTGGTGTCCATTGCGGCGCTGGCCGCCATCTCCCAGAGCGTGGAGGTGATGAACATCCCGGATCCGTTATTGGCGCAGGTGCTGGTGAGCCGGGGAGACGGTACGGTTCAGAAGTGCAGCGTGGCCGGGGGGGATCTGCGCTACGACGCCTCCGGCGAGGATCGTCCCGCGCGCCTCTTCTTCCTGGGCAACTGCCTGCGCAAGGCGGATGATCAAGCGGTGGAAGTGAAGCTGCTTTGCGCGGAGTAG
- a CDS encoding ImuA family protein: MSAAAEDRTGAVVEQLRERIRQLQAAPRSSLATLRTGVEEIDALLPSGGFPLGQALELCGEMASGRTSLALRAVAAAHQERRLCAWVDGPRELYPPAAAAMGVDLARLLIVRPKAPAQLAWTAVQLARSGAFACVVLDLSLGLAAGGPGKASGVRLSLAEGKKLADAAFRGGSLLLLLSSPSAPADGVTRLRTESEGADHLSVEVVRSRQGGLGTRAVLPWHALYPALGTEEAGALRLAEELPPGEEDSMPEFYRGRSWERRNGVCGIQGQRPGRDAAMPSFRSRLGGGPASN; the protein is encoded by the coding sequence ATGAGCGCGGCAGCGGAGGATCGGACGGGGGCGGTGGTGGAGCAACTGCGCGAGCGGATCCGCCAGCTCCAGGCGGCACCGCGCAGCTCTCTGGCCACGCTGCGCACCGGCGTCGAGGAGATCGATGCGCTGTTGCCCTCGGGGGGCTTCCCCCTGGGACAGGCCCTGGAGCTGTGTGGGGAGATGGCCTCGGGCCGCACCAGCCTGGCGTTGCGCGCGGTGGCGGCGGCCCACCAGGAGCGCCGGTTGTGCGCCTGGGTGGACGGGCCCAGGGAGCTCTATCCCCCCGCTGCGGCGGCGATGGGGGTGGATCTGGCCCGGTTGCTCATCGTGCGCCCCAAGGCACCGGCGCAGCTGGCTTGGACAGCGGTTCAGCTCGCCCGGAGTGGCGCCTTCGCCTGCGTGGTGCTGGATCTCTCCCTGGGGCTGGCGGCCGGAGGCCCGGGAAAGGCGTCCGGTGTGCGCCTGTCGTTGGCGGAGGGCAAGAAGCTGGCGGATGCCGCCTTCCGGGGGGGCAGCCTCTTGCTGCTGCTCTCGTCCCCCAGCGCTCCCGCGGATGGCGTGACACGCCTGCGAACTGAATCCGAGGGCGCGGACCACCTCTCGGTGGAAGTGGTGCGCAGCAGGCAGGGGGGTCTGGGAACCCGGGCCGTGTTGCCGTGGCACGCGCTCTATCCCGCGCTGGGGACGGAGGAAGCGGGCGCCCTGCGGCTCGCGGAGGAGCTGCCTCCTGGCGAGGAGGACAGCATGCCGGAGTTCTACCGGGGGCGCTCTTGGGAGCGCCGCAACGGGGTGTGCGGCATCCAGGGGCAGCGCCCGGGACGGGATGCGGCGATGCCGTCCTTTCGCTCCCGTCTGGGCGGGGGCCCGGCCTCGAACTGA